From one Gadus morhua chromosome 8, gadMor3.0, whole genome shotgun sequence genomic stretch:
- the LOC115548645 gene encoding WD repeat-containing protein 37 isoform X4 — protein sequence MPVESGSSAASRQAKQKRKSHSLSIRRTNSTEQDRGGLQRDLMESQDSKLPVSLRSNLLDLFGQIEREFENLHIENLELRREIETLNDRLAAEGQTLEGGDLAKGALKTKASHSTSQLSQKLRTTYKASTSKIVSSFKTTTSRAVCQLLKEYAGHRDGIWDLSVSRTGPLVLGTASADHSAMLWSIETGKCLLKYVGHQGSVNSIKFHPTEQMALTASGDQTAHIWRYMVQLPTPTPATDLTQQQQPPPYEEDGELSDREEPDGEGEGPSECPCVRVAATTLRSHQGVVIAADWLVGGRQVVTASWDRAANLYDVETSELVHSLTGHDQELTHCCTHPSQRLVVTSSRDTTFRLWDFRDPAIHSVNVFQGHTDTVTSAVFTAGDNVVSGSDDRTVKVWDLKNMRSPIATIRTDSAVNRISVSVNQRVIALPHDNRQVRLFDMSGVRLARLPRSNRQGHRRMVCCTTWGEDSASCNLFSCGFDRQAIGWNINIPALLQEK from the exons ATGCCGGTGGAGAGCGGGAGCAGCGCGGCCTCCAGGCAGGCGAAGCAGAAGAGGAAGTCCCACAGCCTGTCAATCAGACGGACCAACAGCACGGAGCAGGACCGTGGCGGGCTGCAAAGGGACCTAATGGAGAGCCAG GACTCCAAGCTGCCCGTGTCCTTGAGGAGTAACCTGCTGGACCTGTTCGGGCAGATCGAGAGGGAGTTCGAGAACCTCCACATCGAGAACCTGGAAC TGCGGCGGGAGATCGAGACTCTGAACGACCGCCTGGCCGCCGAAGGCCAGACCCTGGAGGGCGGAGATCTGGCCAAAGGAGCCCTCAAAACCAAAG CGAGCCACAGCACCAGCCAGCTGTCCCAGAAGCTCCGGACCACCTACAAGGCCTCCACCAGCAAG ATCGTGTCCAGCTTCAAGACCACCACCTCCCGGGCGGTCTGCCAGCTGCTGAAGGAGTACGCCGGCCACCGCGACGGCATCTGGGACCTCAGCGTCAGCCGCACCGGGCCACTGGTGCTGGGGACGGCCTCCGCAG ACCACAGTGCCATGCTGTGGAGCATCGAGACGGGGAAATGTCTCCTGAAGTACGTGGGCCACCAGGGATCAG TGAACTCCATCAAGTTCCACCCCACAGAGCAGATGGCTCTCACAG CCTCTGGCGACCAGACGGCCCACATCTGGAGGTACATGGTGCAGCTGCCCACGCCGACGCCCGCCACCGACCTCAcc cagcagcagcagccgccgccctacgaggaggacggggagctGTCGGACAGGGAGGAGCCTGAcggcgagggggaggggccaagcGAGTGCCCGTGCGTGCGCGTGGCCGCCACCACGCTGCGCTCCCACCAGGGGGTGGTGATCGCCGCCGACTGGCTGGTGGGCGGGAGGCAGGTGGTGACGGCGTCCTGGGACCGCGCCGCCAACCTCTACGACGTGGAGACCTCCGAGCTCGTCCACTCGCTGACCG gtcatGACCAGGAGCTGACCCACTGCTGCACCCACCCGTCCCAGCGGCTGGTGGTGACGTCGTCCAGAGACACCACCTTCAGACTGTGGGACTTCAGAGACCCCGCAATCCACTCCGTCAACGTCTTCCAGGGACACACTGA CACGGTGACCTCGGCGGTGTTCACGGCGGGCGACAACGTGGTCTCCGGGAGCGACGACCGCACTGTCAAGGTGTGGGACCTGAAGAACATGAGGTCGCCCATAGCAACCATCCGCACCGACTCGGCCGTCAACAG GATCTCTGTGTCGGTGAACCAGAGGGTGATCGCTCTCCCCCACGACAACCGCCAGGTCCGGCTCTTCGACATGTCCGGCGTGCGACTGGCCAGACTCCCCCGTAGTAATCGACAG GGTCACCGCCGCATGGTGTGCTGCACAACCTGGGGGGAGGACTCCGCCTCCTGCAACCTCTTCAGCTGCGGCTTCGACCGGCAGGCCATCGGCTGGAACATCAACATCCCCGCGCTGTTGCAGGAGAAATAA
- the LOC115548645 gene encoding WD repeat-containing protein 37 isoform X3, which translates to MISREDSWTAKSSDTLESFLKMEDSKLPVSLRSNLLDLFGQIEREFENLHIENLELRREIETLNDRLAAEGQTLEGGDLAKGALKTKASHSTSQLSQKLRTTYKASTSKPRSNSCHARVGGPCSFSVTSWELWGGDSWIVSSFKTTTSRAVCQLLKEYAGHRDGIWDLSVSRTGPLVLGTASADHSAMLWSIETGKCLLKYVGHQGSVNSIKFHPTEQMALTASGDQTAHIWRYMVQLPTPTPATDLTQQQQPPPYEEDGELSDREEPDGEGEGPSECPCVRVAATTLRSHQGVVIAADWLVGGRQVVTASWDRAANLYDVETSELVHSLTGHDQELTHCCTHPSQRLVVTSSRDTTFRLWDFRDPAIHSVNVFQGHTDTVTSAVFTAGDNVVSGSDDRTVKVWDLKNMRSPIATIRTDSAVNRISVSVNQRVIALPHDNRQVRLFDMSGVRLARLPRSNRQGHRRMVCCTTWGEDSASCNLFSCGFDRQAIGWNINIPALLQEK; encoded by the exons ATGATCTCCAGAGAAGACTCATGGACGGCCAAG TCCTCCGACACTCTGGAGTCCTTCCTGAAGATGGAG GACTCCAAGCTGCCCGTGTCCTTGAGGAGTAACCTGCTGGACCTGTTCGGGCAGATCGAGAGGGAGTTCGAGAACCTCCACATCGAGAACCTGGAAC TGCGGCGGGAGATCGAGACTCTGAACGACCGCCTGGCCGCCGAAGGCCAGACCCTGGAGGGCGGAGATCTGGCCAAAGGAGCCCTCAAAACCAAAG CGAGCCACAGCACCAGCCAGCTGTCCCAGAAGCTCCGGACCACCTACAAGGCCTCCACCAGCAAG CCGCGCTCTAACTCTTGCCACGCCCGCGTGGGCGGACCGTGCAGCTTCAGCGTGACCAGCTGGGAGCTGTGGGGTGGCGACTCATGG ATCGTGTCCAGCTTCAAGACCACCACCTCCCGGGCGGTCTGCCAGCTGCTGAAGGAGTACGCCGGCCACCGCGACGGCATCTGGGACCTCAGCGTCAGCCGCACCGGGCCACTGGTGCTGGGGACGGCCTCCGCAG ACCACAGTGCCATGCTGTGGAGCATCGAGACGGGGAAATGTCTCCTGAAGTACGTGGGCCACCAGGGATCAG TGAACTCCATCAAGTTCCACCCCACAGAGCAGATGGCTCTCACAG CCTCTGGCGACCAGACGGCCCACATCTGGAGGTACATGGTGCAGCTGCCCACGCCGACGCCCGCCACCGACCTCAcc cagcagcagcagccgccgccctacgaggaggacggggagctGTCGGACAGGGAGGAGCCTGAcggcgagggggaggggccaagcGAGTGCCCGTGCGTGCGCGTGGCCGCCACCACGCTGCGCTCCCACCAGGGGGTGGTGATCGCCGCCGACTGGCTGGTGGGCGGGAGGCAGGTGGTGACGGCGTCCTGGGACCGCGCCGCCAACCTCTACGACGTGGAGACCTCCGAGCTCGTCCACTCGCTGACCG gtcatGACCAGGAGCTGACCCACTGCTGCACCCACCCGTCCCAGCGGCTGGTGGTGACGTCGTCCAGAGACACCACCTTCAGACTGTGGGACTTCAGAGACCCCGCAATCCACTCCGTCAACGTCTTCCAGGGACACACTGA CACGGTGACCTCGGCGGTGTTCACGGCGGGCGACAACGTGGTCTCCGGGAGCGACGACCGCACTGTCAAGGTGTGGGACCTGAAGAACATGAGGTCGCCCATAGCAACCATCCGCACCGACTCGGCCGTCAACAG GATCTCTGTGTCGGTGAACCAGAGGGTGATCGCTCTCCCCCACGACAACCGCCAGGTCCGGCTCTTCGACATGTCCGGCGTGCGACTGGCCAGACTCCCCCGTAGTAATCGACAG GGTCACCGCCGCATGGTGTGCTGCACAACCTGGGGGGAGGACTCCGCCTCCTGCAACCTCTTCAGCTGCGGCTTCGACCGGCAGGCCATCGGCTGGAACATCAACATCCCCGCGCTGTTGCAGGAGAAATAA
- the LOC115548645 gene encoding WD repeat-containing protein 37 isoform X6, giving the protein MISREDSWTAKDSKLPVSLRSNLLDLFGQIEREFENLHIENLELRREIETLNDRLAAEGQTLEGGDLAKGALKTKASHSTSQLSQKLRTTYKASTSKPRSNSCHARVGGPCSFSVTSWELWGGDSWIVSSFKTTTSRAVCQLLKEYAGHRDGIWDLSVSRTGPLVLGTASADHSAMLWSIETGKCLLKYVGHQGSVNSIKFHPTEQMALTASGDQTAHIWRYMVQLPTPTPATDLTQQQQPPPYEEDGELSDREEPDGEGEGPSECPCVRVAATTLRSHQGVVIAADWLVGGRQVVTASWDRAANLYDVETSELVHSLTGHDQELTHCCTHPSQRLVVTSSRDTTFRLWDFRDPAIHSVNVFQGHTDTVTSAVFTAGDNVVSGSDDRTVKVWDLKNMRSPIATIRTDSAVNRISVSVNQRVIALPHDNRQVRLFDMSGVRLARLPRSNRQGHRRMVCCTTWGEDSASCNLFSCGFDRQAIGWNINIPALLQEK; this is encoded by the exons ATGATCTCCAGAGAAGACTCATGGACGGCCAAG GACTCCAAGCTGCCCGTGTCCTTGAGGAGTAACCTGCTGGACCTGTTCGGGCAGATCGAGAGGGAGTTCGAGAACCTCCACATCGAGAACCTGGAAC TGCGGCGGGAGATCGAGACTCTGAACGACCGCCTGGCCGCCGAAGGCCAGACCCTGGAGGGCGGAGATCTGGCCAAAGGAGCCCTCAAAACCAAAG CGAGCCACAGCACCAGCCAGCTGTCCCAGAAGCTCCGGACCACCTACAAGGCCTCCACCAGCAAG CCGCGCTCTAACTCTTGCCACGCCCGCGTGGGCGGACCGTGCAGCTTCAGCGTGACCAGCTGGGAGCTGTGGGGTGGCGACTCATGG ATCGTGTCCAGCTTCAAGACCACCACCTCCCGGGCGGTCTGCCAGCTGCTGAAGGAGTACGCCGGCCACCGCGACGGCATCTGGGACCTCAGCGTCAGCCGCACCGGGCCACTGGTGCTGGGGACGGCCTCCGCAG ACCACAGTGCCATGCTGTGGAGCATCGAGACGGGGAAATGTCTCCTGAAGTACGTGGGCCACCAGGGATCAG TGAACTCCATCAAGTTCCACCCCACAGAGCAGATGGCTCTCACAG CCTCTGGCGACCAGACGGCCCACATCTGGAGGTACATGGTGCAGCTGCCCACGCCGACGCCCGCCACCGACCTCAcc cagcagcagcagccgccgccctacgaggaggacggggagctGTCGGACAGGGAGGAGCCTGAcggcgagggggaggggccaagcGAGTGCCCGTGCGTGCGCGTGGCCGCCACCACGCTGCGCTCCCACCAGGGGGTGGTGATCGCCGCCGACTGGCTGGTGGGCGGGAGGCAGGTGGTGACGGCGTCCTGGGACCGCGCCGCCAACCTCTACGACGTGGAGACCTCCGAGCTCGTCCACTCGCTGACCG gtcatGACCAGGAGCTGACCCACTGCTGCACCCACCCGTCCCAGCGGCTGGTGGTGACGTCGTCCAGAGACACCACCTTCAGACTGTGGGACTTCAGAGACCCCGCAATCCACTCCGTCAACGTCTTCCAGGGACACACTGA CACGGTGACCTCGGCGGTGTTCACGGCGGGCGACAACGTGGTCTCCGGGAGCGACGACCGCACTGTCAAGGTGTGGGACCTGAAGAACATGAGGTCGCCCATAGCAACCATCCGCACCGACTCGGCCGTCAACAG GATCTCTGTGTCGGTGAACCAGAGGGTGATCGCTCTCCCCCACGACAACCGCCAGGTCCGGCTCTTCGACATGTCCGGCGTGCGACTGGCCAGACTCCCCCGTAGTAATCGACAG GGTCACCGCCGCATGGTGTGCTGCACAACCTGGGGGGAGGACTCCGCCTCCTGCAACCTCTTCAGCTGCGGCTTCGACCGGCAGGCCATCGGCTGGAACATCAACATCCCCGCGCTGTTGCAGGAGAAATAA
- the LOC115548645 gene encoding WD repeat-containing protein 37 isoform X7, with product MISREDSWTAKDSKLPVSLRSNLLDLFGQIEREFENLHIENLELRREIETLNDRLAAEGQTLEGGDLAKGALKTKASHSTSQLSQKLRTTYKASTSKIVSSFKTTTSRAVCQLLKEYAGHRDGIWDLSVSRTGPLVLGTASADHSAMLWSIETGKCLLKYVGHQGSVNSIKFHPTEQMALTASGDQTAHIWRYMVQLPTPTPATDLTQQQQPPPYEEDGELSDREEPDGEGEGPSECPCVRVAATTLRSHQGVVIAADWLVGGRQVVTASWDRAANLYDVETSELVHSLTGHDQELTHCCTHPSQRLVVTSSRDTTFRLWDFRDPAIHSVNVFQGHTDTVTSAVFTAGDNVVSGSDDRTVKVWDLKNMRSPIATIRTDSAVNRISVSVNQRVIALPHDNRQVRLFDMSGVRLARLPRSNRQGHRRMVCCTTWGEDSASCNLFSCGFDRQAIGWNINIPALLQEK from the exons ATGATCTCCAGAGAAGACTCATGGACGGCCAAG GACTCCAAGCTGCCCGTGTCCTTGAGGAGTAACCTGCTGGACCTGTTCGGGCAGATCGAGAGGGAGTTCGAGAACCTCCACATCGAGAACCTGGAAC TGCGGCGGGAGATCGAGACTCTGAACGACCGCCTGGCCGCCGAAGGCCAGACCCTGGAGGGCGGAGATCTGGCCAAAGGAGCCCTCAAAACCAAAG CGAGCCACAGCACCAGCCAGCTGTCCCAGAAGCTCCGGACCACCTACAAGGCCTCCACCAGCAAG ATCGTGTCCAGCTTCAAGACCACCACCTCCCGGGCGGTCTGCCAGCTGCTGAAGGAGTACGCCGGCCACCGCGACGGCATCTGGGACCTCAGCGTCAGCCGCACCGGGCCACTGGTGCTGGGGACGGCCTCCGCAG ACCACAGTGCCATGCTGTGGAGCATCGAGACGGGGAAATGTCTCCTGAAGTACGTGGGCCACCAGGGATCAG TGAACTCCATCAAGTTCCACCCCACAGAGCAGATGGCTCTCACAG CCTCTGGCGACCAGACGGCCCACATCTGGAGGTACATGGTGCAGCTGCCCACGCCGACGCCCGCCACCGACCTCAcc cagcagcagcagccgccgccctacgaggaggacggggagctGTCGGACAGGGAGGAGCCTGAcggcgagggggaggggccaagcGAGTGCCCGTGCGTGCGCGTGGCCGCCACCACGCTGCGCTCCCACCAGGGGGTGGTGATCGCCGCCGACTGGCTGGTGGGCGGGAGGCAGGTGGTGACGGCGTCCTGGGACCGCGCCGCCAACCTCTACGACGTGGAGACCTCCGAGCTCGTCCACTCGCTGACCG gtcatGACCAGGAGCTGACCCACTGCTGCACCCACCCGTCCCAGCGGCTGGTGGTGACGTCGTCCAGAGACACCACCTTCAGACTGTGGGACTTCAGAGACCCCGCAATCCACTCCGTCAACGTCTTCCAGGGACACACTGA CACGGTGACCTCGGCGGTGTTCACGGCGGGCGACAACGTGGTCTCCGGGAGCGACGACCGCACTGTCAAGGTGTGGGACCTGAAGAACATGAGGTCGCCCATAGCAACCATCCGCACCGACTCGGCCGTCAACAG GATCTCTGTGTCGGTGAACCAGAGGGTGATCGCTCTCCCCCACGACAACCGCCAGGTCCGGCTCTTCGACATGTCCGGCGTGCGACTGGCCAGACTCCCCCGTAGTAATCGACAG GGTCACCGCCGCATGGTGTGCTGCACAACCTGGGGGGAGGACTCCGCCTCCTGCAACCTCTTCAGCTGCGGCTTCGACCGGCAGGCCATCGGCTGGAACATCAACATCCCCGCGCTGTTGCAGGAGAAATAA
- the LOC115548645 gene encoding WD repeat-containing protein 37 isoform X1, whose amino-acid sequence MPVESGSSAASRQAKQKRKSHSLSIRRTNSTEQDRGGLQRDLMESQDSKLPVSLRSNLLDLFGQIEREFENLHIENLELRREIETLNDRLAAEGQTLEGGDLAKGALKTKASHSTSQLSQKLRTTYKASTSKPRSNSCHARVGGPCSFSVTSWELWGGDSWIVSSFKTTTSRAVCQLLKEYAGHRDGIWDLSVSRTGPLVLGTASADHSAMLWSIETGKCLLKYVGHQGSVNSIKFHPTEQMALTASGDQTAHIWRYMVQLPTPTPATDLTQQQQPPPYEEDGELSDREEPDGEGEGPSECPCVRVAATTLRSHQGVVIAADWLVGGRQVVTASWDRAANLYDVETSELVHSLTGHDQELTHCCTHPSQRLVVTSSRDTTFRLWDFRDPAIHSVNVFQGHTDTVTSAVFTAGDNVVSGSDDRTVKVWDLKNMRSPIATIRTDSAVNRISVSVNQRVIALPHDNRQVRLFDMSGVRLARLPRSNRQGHRRMVCCTTWGEDSASCNLFSCGFDRQAIGWNINIPALLQEK is encoded by the exons ATGCCGGTGGAGAGCGGGAGCAGCGCGGCCTCCAGGCAGGCGAAGCAGAAGAGGAAGTCCCACAGCCTGTCAATCAGACGGACCAACAGCACGGAGCAGGACCGTGGCGGGCTGCAAAGGGACCTAATGGAGAGCCAG GACTCCAAGCTGCCCGTGTCCTTGAGGAGTAACCTGCTGGACCTGTTCGGGCAGATCGAGAGGGAGTTCGAGAACCTCCACATCGAGAACCTGGAAC TGCGGCGGGAGATCGAGACTCTGAACGACCGCCTGGCCGCCGAAGGCCAGACCCTGGAGGGCGGAGATCTGGCCAAAGGAGCCCTCAAAACCAAAG CGAGCCACAGCACCAGCCAGCTGTCCCAGAAGCTCCGGACCACCTACAAGGCCTCCACCAGCAAG CCGCGCTCTAACTCTTGCCACGCCCGCGTGGGCGGACCGTGCAGCTTCAGCGTGACCAGCTGGGAGCTGTGGGGTGGCGACTCATGG ATCGTGTCCAGCTTCAAGACCACCACCTCCCGGGCGGTCTGCCAGCTGCTGAAGGAGTACGCCGGCCACCGCGACGGCATCTGGGACCTCAGCGTCAGCCGCACCGGGCCACTGGTGCTGGGGACGGCCTCCGCAG ACCACAGTGCCATGCTGTGGAGCATCGAGACGGGGAAATGTCTCCTGAAGTACGTGGGCCACCAGGGATCAG TGAACTCCATCAAGTTCCACCCCACAGAGCAGATGGCTCTCACAG CCTCTGGCGACCAGACGGCCCACATCTGGAGGTACATGGTGCAGCTGCCCACGCCGACGCCCGCCACCGACCTCAcc cagcagcagcagccgccgccctacgaggaggacggggagctGTCGGACAGGGAGGAGCCTGAcggcgagggggaggggccaagcGAGTGCCCGTGCGTGCGCGTGGCCGCCACCACGCTGCGCTCCCACCAGGGGGTGGTGATCGCCGCCGACTGGCTGGTGGGCGGGAGGCAGGTGGTGACGGCGTCCTGGGACCGCGCCGCCAACCTCTACGACGTGGAGACCTCCGAGCTCGTCCACTCGCTGACCG gtcatGACCAGGAGCTGACCCACTGCTGCACCCACCCGTCCCAGCGGCTGGTGGTGACGTCGTCCAGAGACACCACCTTCAGACTGTGGGACTTCAGAGACCCCGCAATCCACTCCGTCAACGTCTTCCAGGGACACACTGA CACGGTGACCTCGGCGGTGTTCACGGCGGGCGACAACGTGGTCTCCGGGAGCGACGACCGCACTGTCAAGGTGTGGGACCTGAAGAACATGAGGTCGCCCATAGCAACCATCCGCACCGACTCGGCCGTCAACAG GATCTCTGTGTCGGTGAACCAGAGGGTGATCGCTCTCCCCCACGACAACCGCCAGGTCCGGCTCTTCGACATGTCCGGCGTGCGACTGGCCAGACTCCCCCGTAGTAATCGACAG GGTCACCGCCGCATGGTGTGCTGCACAACCTGGGGGGAGGACTCCGCCTCCTGCAACCTCTTCAGCTGCGGCTTCGACCGGCAGGCCATCGGCTGGAACATCAACATCCCCGCGCTGTTGCAGGAGAAATAA
- the LOC115548645 gene encoding WD repeat-containing protein 37 isoform X5, protein MPVESGSSAASRQAKQKRKSHSLSIRRTNSTEQDRGGLQRDLMESQDSKLPVSLRSNLLDLFGQIEREFENLHIENLELRREIETLNDRLAAEGQTLEGGDLAKGALKTKASHSTSQLSQKLRTTYKASTSKIVSSFKTTTSRAVCQLLKEYAGHRDGIWDLSVSRTGPLVLGTASADHSAMLWSIETGKCLLKYVGHQGSVNSIKFHPTEQMALTASGDQTAHIWRYMVQLPTPTPATDLTQQQPPPYEEDGELSDREEPDGEGEGPSECPCVRVAATTLRSHQGVVIAADWLVGGRQVVTASWDRAANLYDVETSELVHSLTGHDQELTHCCTHPSQRLVVTSSRDTTFRLWDFRDPAIHSVNVFQGHTDTVTSAVFTAGDNVVSGSDDRTVKVWDLKNMRSPIATIRTDSAVNRISVSVNQRVIALPHDNRQVRLFDMSGVRLARLPRSNRQGHRRMVCCTTWGEDSASCNLFSCGFDRQAIGWNINIPALLQEK, encoded by the exons ATGCCGGTGGAGAGCGGGAGCAGCGCGGCCTCCAGGCAGGCGAAGCAGAAGAGGAAGTCCCACAGCCTGTCAATCAGACGGACCAACAGCACGGAGCAGGACCGTGGCGGGCTGCAAAGGGACCTAATGGAGAGCCAG GACTCCAAGCTGCCCGTGTCCTTGAGGAGTAACCTGCTGGACCTGTTCGGGCAGATCGAGAGGGAGTTCGAGAACCTCCACATCGAGAACCTGGAAC TGCGGCGGGAGATCGAGACTCTGAACGACCGCCTGGCCGCCGAAGGCCAGACCCTGGAGGGCGGAGATCTGGCCAAAGGAGCCCTCAAAACCAAAG CGAGCCACAGCACCAGCCAGCTGTCCCAGAAGCTCCGGACCACCTACAAGGCCTCCACCAGCAAG ATCGTGTCCAGCTTCAAGACCACCACCTCCCGGGCGGTCTGCCAGCTGCTGAAGGAGTACGCCGGCCACCGCGACGGCATCTGGGACCTCAGCGTCAGCCGCACCGGGCCACTGGTGCTGGGGACGGCCTCCGCAG ACCACAGTGCCATGCTGTGGAGCATCGAGACGGGGAAATGTCTCCTGAAGTACGTGGGCCACCAGGGATCAG TGAACTCCATCAAGTTCCACCCCACAGAGCAGATGGCTCTCACAG CCTCTGGCGACCAGACGGCCCACATCTGGAGGTACATGGTGCAGCTGCCCACGCCGACGCCCGCCACCGACCTCAcc cagcagcagccgccgccctacgaggaggacggggagctGTCGGACAGGGAGGAGCCTGAcggcgagggggaggggccaagcGAGTGCCCGTGCGTGCGCGTGGCCGCCACCACGCTGCGCTCCCACCAGGGGGTGGTGATCGCCGCCGACTGGCTGGTGGGCGGGAGGCAGGTGGTGACGGCGTCCTGGGACCGCGCCGCCAACCTCTACGACGTGGAGACCTCCGAGCTCGTCCACTCGCTGACCG gtcatGACCAGGAGCTGACCCACTGCTGCACCCACCCGTCCCAGCGGCTGGTGGTGACGTCGTCCAGAGACACCACCTTCAGACTGTGGGACTTCAGAGACCCCGCAATCCACTCCGTCAACGTCTTCCAGGGACACACTGA CACGGTGACCTCGGCGGTGTTCACGGCGGGCGACAACGTGGTCTCCGGGAGCGACGACCGCACTGTCAAGGTGTGGGACCTGAAGAACATGAGGTCGCCCATAGCAACCATCCGCACCGACTCGGCCGTCAACAG GATCTCTGTGTCGGTGAACCAGAGGGTGATCGCTCTCCCCCACGACAACCGCCAGGTCCGGCTCTTCGACATGTCCGGCGTGCGACTGGCCAGACTCCCCCGTAGTAATCGACAG GGTCACCGCCGCATGGTGTGCTGCACAACCTGGGGGGAGGACTCCGCCTCCTGCAACCTCTTCAGCTGCGGCTTCGACCGGCAGGCCATCGGCTGGAACATCAACATCCCCGCGCTGTTGCAGGAGAAATAA
- the LOC115548645 gene encoding WD repeat-containing protein 37 isoform X2 — MPVESGSSAASRQAKQKRKSHSLSIRRTNSTEQDRGGLQRDLMESQDSKLPVSLRSNLLDLFGQIEREFENLHIENLELRREIETLNDRLAAEGQTLEGGDLAKGALKTKASHSTSQLSQKLRTTYKASTSKPRSNSCHARVGGPCSFSVTSWELWGGDSWIVSSFKTTTSRAVCQLLKEYAGHRDGIWDLSVSRTGPLVLGTASADHSAMLWSIETGKCLLKYVGHQGSVNSIKFHPTEQMALTASGDQTAHIWRYMVQLPTPTPATDLTQQQPPPYEEDGELSDREEPDGEGEGPSECPCVRVAATTLRSHQGVVIAADWLVGGRQVVTASWDRAANLYDVETSELVHSLTGHDQELTHCCTHPSQRLVVTSSRDTTFRLWDFRDPAIHSVNVFQGHTDTVTSAVFTAGDNVVSGSDDRTVKVWDLKNMRSPIATIRTDSAVNRISVSVNQRVIALPHDNRQVRLFDMSGVRLARLPRSNRQGHRRMVCCTTWGEDSASCNLFSCGFDRQAIGWNINIPALLQEK, encoded by the exons ATGCCGGTGGAGAGCGGGAGCAGCGCGGCCTCCAGGCAGGCGAAGCAGAAGAGGAAGTCCCACAGCCTGTCAATCAGACGGACCAACAGCACGGAGCAGGACCGTGGCGGGCTGCAAAGGGACCTAATGGAGAGCCAG GACTCCAAGCTGCCCGTGTCCTTGAGGAGTAACCTGCTGGACCTGTTCGGGCAGATCGAGAGGGAGTTCGAGAACCTCCACATCGAGAACCTGGAAC TGCGGCGGGAGATCGAGACTCTGAACGACCGCCTGGCCGCCGAAGGCCAGACCCTGGAGGGCGGAGATCTGGCCAAAGGAGCCCTCAAAACCAAAG CGAGCCACAGCACCAGCCAGCTGTCCCAGAAGCTCCGGACCACCTACAAGGCCTCCACCAGCAAG CCGCGCTCTAACTCTTGCCACGCCCGCGTGGGCGGACCGTGCAGCTTCAGCGTGACCAGCTGGGAGCTGTGGGGTGGCGACTCATGG ATCGTGTCCAGCTTCAAGACCACCACCTCCCGGGCGGTCTGCCAGCTGCTGAAGGAGTACGCCGGCCACCGCGACGGCATCTGGGACCTCAGCGTCAGCCGCACCGGGCCACTGGTGCTGGGGACGGCCTCCGCAG ACCACAGTGCCATGCTGTGGAGCATCGAGACGGGGAAATGTCTCCTGAAGTACGTGGGCCACCAGGGATCAG TGAACTCCATCAAGTTCCACCCCACAGAGCAGATGGCTCTCACAG CCTCTGGCGACCAGACGGCCCACATCTGGAGGTACATGGTGCAGCTGCCCACGCCGACGCCCGCCACCGACCTCAcc cagcagcagccgccgccctacgaggaggacggggagctGTCGGACAGGGAGGAGCCTGAcggcgagggggaggggccaagcGAGTGCCCGTGCGTGCGCGTGGCCGCCACCACGCTGCGCTCCCACCAGGGGGTGGTGATCGCCGCCGACTGGCTGGTGGGCGGGAGGCAGGTGGTGACGGCGTCCTGGGACCGCGCCGCCAACCTCTACGACGTGGAGACCTCCGAGCTCGTCCACTCGCTGACCG gtcatGACCAGGAGCTGACCCACTGCTGCACCCACCCGTCCCAGCGGCTGGTGGTGACGTCGTCCAGAGACACCACCTTCAGACTGTGGGACTTCAGAGACCCCGCAATCCACTCCGTCAACGTCTTCCAGGGACACACTGA CACGGTGACCTCGGCGGTGTTCACGGCGGGCGACAACGTGGTCTCCGGGAGCGACGACCGCACTGTCAAGGTGTGGGACCTGAAGAACATGAGGTCGCCCATAGCAACCATCCGCACCGACTCGGCCGTCAACAG GATCTCTGTGTCGGTGAACCAGAGGGTGATCGCTCTCCCCCACGACAACCGCCAGGTCCGGCTCTTCGACATGTCCGGCGTGCGACTGGCCAGACTCCCCCGTAGTAATCGACAG GGTCACCGCCGCATGGTGTGCTGCACAACCTGGGGGGAGGACTCCGCCTCCTGCAACCTCTTCAGCTGCGGCTTCGACCGGCAGGCCATCGGCTGGAACATCAACATCCCCGCGCTGTTGCAGGAGAAATAA